A section of the Thermus antranikianii DSM 12462 genome encodes:
- the dnaB gene encoding replicative DNA helicase, with product MEGRIPPHNLEAEQSVLGAILLDSDVLDELESLLPSPEAFYAEAHRKIYAAMQALRSQGKPVDLVTLAEELSRRGELEALGGVSYLVQLSEATPTAAYAEHYARIVAEKWTLRKLIQAAGEAMRLAYEEAGSLDEILDTAGKKILEVALTQTETEARSIRELVHETFEHIEALFQNKGEVSGVRTGFKELDQLIGTLAPGSLNIIAARPAMGKTAFALTIAQHAALKEGIGVGIYSLEMPASQLTLRLMCSEARIDMNRVRLGQLTDRDFSRLVDVAGRLSEAPIYIDDTPDLTLMELRARARRLRSQHNVGLLIIDYLQLMSGPGAGRQGENRQQEIAAISRGLKALARELNVPVIALSQLSRAVEARPNKRPMLSDLRESGSIEQDADLVMFIYRDEYYNPHSEKAGIAEIIVGKQRNGPTGTVELQFHAAHVRFNDLAREP from the coding sequence ATGGAAGGCCGTATTCCCCCCCACAACCTCGAAGCGGAACAGAGCGTCCTGGGGGCCATTCTCCTGGATTCGGACGTGCTGGACGAGCTGGAAAGCCTCCTCCCCTCTCCTGAAGCCTTTTACGCGGAAGCCCACCGCAAGATCTACGCCGCCATGCAGGCCCTTAGGTCCCAGGGGAAGCCCGTGGACCTGGTGACCCTGGCGGAGGAGCTATCCCGCCGGGGGGAGCTGGAAGCCCTGGGAGGGGTCAGCTACCTGGTCCAGCTTTCCGAAGCTACCCCCACCGCCGCCTACGCGGAGCACTACGCCCGCATCGTGGCAGAGAAATGGACCCTAAGAAAGCTCATTCAGGCGGCAGGCGAGGCCATGCGCCTGGCCTACGAGGAGGCGGGAAGCCTGGACGAGATCCTGGACACCGCGGGCAAGAAGATCCTCGAGGTGGCCCTCACCCAGACGGAGACCGAGGCCCGCTCCATACGGGAGCTGGTCCACGAGACCTTTGAGCACATCGAGGCCCTCTTCCAGAACAAGGGGGAGGTTTCCGGAGTACGCACCGGCTTCAAGGAACTGGACCAGCTCATCGGTACCCTGGCCCCGGGCTCCTTAAACATCATCGCTGCCCGTCCTGCCATGGGGAAGACCGCCTTTGCCCTCACCATTGCCCAGCACGCCGCCTTAAAGGAGGGCATTGGGGTGGGCATCTACTCCCTGGAAATGCCCGCCTCCCAGCTCACCCTACGCCTCATGTGCTCGGAAGCCCGCATCGACATGAACCGGGTGCGCCTGGGCCAACTCACGGACCGCGACTTCTCCCGCCTGGTGGACGTGGCGGGAAGGCTTTCCGAGGCCCCCATCTACATCGACGATACCCCAGACCTCACCCTGATGGAGCTCAGGGCCCGGGCCAGGCGGCTTAGAAGCCAGCACAACGTAGGCCTTCTCATCATCGATTACCTCCAGCTCATGTCCGGCCCTGGGGCCGGCAGGCAGGGGGAAAACCGGCAACAGGAGATCGCCGCCATCTCCCGCGGGCTTAAGGCCTTGGCCCGGGAGCTCAACGTGCCCGTGATCGCCTTAAGCCAGCTTTCCCGGGCGGTGGAAGCCAGGCCCAACAAGCGCCCCATGCTTTCGGACTTAAGGGAATCGGGCAGCATCGAGCAGGACGCCGACCTCGTGATGTTCATCTACCGGGACGAGTACTATAACCCCCATTCCGAGAAGGCGGGGATCGCCGAGATCATCGTGGGCAAACAGCGGAACGGCCCAACAGGCACGGTGGAACTCCAGTTCCACGCCGCCCACGTGCGCTTCAACGACCTGGCCCGGGAGCCCTAG
- a CDS encoding protoglobin domain-containing protein translates to MDPGDLLDLLKRRTGFTEAHADLLRELGTTMVPLAPEVALAFYDYLGRDKELAEILYAVPGRVERLYGTFARWYAELFGGTYDRAYAEGRRRIGLVHARLGIGPRAMIPAMGIVQELSLEHLRTALRGPEVYSAVEAFEKIIAIEIALIEESYLEALALGLSLGHRDLKEALAQGAAALLQAGHS, encoded by the coding sequence GTGGACCCCGGGGACCTTTTGGACCTCCTTAAGCGCCGCACCGGATTTACCGAGGCCCATGCGGATTTGCTAAGGGAGCTTGGAACCACCATGGTCCCTTTGGCTCCCGAGGTAGCCCTGGCTTTTTACGACTACCTGGGGCGGGATAAGGAGTTGGCGGAGATCCTCTATGCCGTGCCCGGAAGGGTGGAGCGGCTTTATGGCACCTTTGCCCGCTGGTATGCCGAGCTTTTCGGAGGCACCTACGACCGGGCCTATGCGGAAGGGCGCAGGCGCATTGGATTGGTGCACGCCAGGCTGGGCATCGGCCCCCGGGCCATGATCCCTGCCATGGGCATCGTGCAAGAACTCTCCCTCGAGCACCTGCGCACCGCCCTCCGTGGCCCAGAGGTTTACAGTGCGGTGGAGGCTTTTGAGAAGATCATTGCTATAGAGATTGCCCTTATTGAGGAAAGCTACCTCGAGGCCCTTGCCTTGGGCCTCTCCCTGGGCCACCGGGACCTGAAGGAGGCCTTGGCCCAAGGGGCGGCTGCCCTTCTGCAGGCGGGCCACTCCTAG
- a CDS encoding glutamate synthase-related protein has translation MTWKEAYPDIPLGQDACGIIAMAEKSGKPSHRIVRRTLESLYRMAHRAGAIRGEGDGTGIQTDIPRELWARFLEEAGLEPELAFNPRFFVGHFFLPKSEAGRLEEFYELLRREGQPLGVRPVLFRRGEVVSEVLGPVGRRTEPIFLQVAGLSPDGDGPLWELGLRLEASFPVHVVSLSTYSVVYKVRGAAELLKRYYPELSRPEFKSTIALGHNRYSTNTLSTFEQVQPFGLLGHNGEINTIERLRREMDYLGIPRTGGSDSQDLNRMLEGLIYRYGLSLPEAMDLVFPPVLGEVKGLAPELQDLYLALRQRFGPLAQGPAAIVSRHRDEAVFATDAMGLRPLWQFETPYEIVFSSERGVFNAEEFVGEPKPLAPGEKVYLRLTPEGPRVLPFDRHQRLVLERIAARTPVAGYRVHLSGPIRQAPPPVAGGSEPQVEEKPAPPPLGLERAFGWDRWDGAYLEALVKTGNEPIGSLGYDGPLAALNPEKPNLSEFFKETVAVVTNPAIDREREIEHFSTRTLLGRRPLPDGRGGGRVEELLLPIVLEEDQGLAEGFGTLTLAEVKSRFKTATLVPQFSVEEGLLLGLKRLEEEAVKAVEEGAEVLILSDREAFQGGIWIDIGLAVAAVNRALMKRDAEGIALRRRTSILVHSGGVRNLHDVAFLLGLGAEAVAPWLLEEKARALEGRKGVANVLEALRKGLEKVISTMGIHELRGYGKIFSAIGLKPELAEYFGTRNFLGSETGGYGFLELERTLLEREGFFRAEKVMPAKDFRFNPRIYKAAQEVASGQAPYSHFQEKVRSLERESPVAARQLLEVRFPERSEVSPEEVDLSVGGHSLPFVISAMSFGSQGEASFRAYAEAAKRLNMLCINGEGGEIPDMLGKYTHWRGQQVASGRFGVHAYMLNSASVIEIKIGQGAKPGEGGHLPGKKVSPKVAAARNAVPGVDLISPSNNHDLYSIEDLAQLIEELKTVNPKALVSVKVPVIPGIGTIAVGIAKAGADVITLSGFEGGTGAARLHALKYAGLPVEIGVRRAHRALVRAGLRDRVEIWADGGLKTAYDVLRMVLLGADRVGMATMAMVAIGCTICRGCQLDTCHVGITTQIETVEEALAHGLKRFVPQDLDRAVEQLTRFFEAKGEALRELVAALGARSLRELRGRVDLLYQRDHLEELDLSYFFLPVEEPEWLKDTSAHVLRKPLNQLTRTITEVVMGAYGEGSRKLVFQEGPVNSTDRALGAHLAGEIARRRLYGKGFDAEVELRFDAGSVAGNGLAAFNLEGMKVVVEGGAQDGVAKSAFGGTVAILKGRNPYGAYVDGSVGKSFAYGAIGGLLIVEGVADSRFCIRLSGADVILGGEPERPLRDELGNLAARAQAKGFAFEYMTRGRALVLGDPGPWICSGMTGGRVYLRHWPEMGLTEEAIKRRLAKGAKVAVKPLDLRGIEDVRELLSAYIRVLKEAKREEKAARLEKLLEDPAQHFRMVEPVSQQVEQGVSTE, from the coding sequence ATGACCTGGAAGGAAGCCTACCCGGATATCCCCCTAGGCCAGGATGCCTGCGGCATCATCGCCATGGCGGAGAAAAGCGGCAAGCCCTCCCACCGGATCGTGCGGAGGACCTTGGAGAGCCTTTACCGCATGGCCCACCGGGCAGGGGCCATCCGGGGGGAAGGGGATGGGACAGGCATCCAGACCGATATCCCCCGGGAGCTATGGGCCCGCTTCCTGGAGGAGGCGGGGCTCGAGCCGGAGTTGGCCTTTAACCCCCGCTTCTTCGTGGGGCACTTTTTCCTGCCCAAAAGCGAGGCGGGGCGCCTCGAGGAGTTCTACGAGTTACTGAGGCGGGAGGGCCAGCCTCTTGGGGTGCGCCCGGTCCTCTTCCGCCGGGGGGAGGTGGTGAGCGAGGTCCTGGGCCCCGTGGGCCGGCGCACGGAGCCGATCTTCCTTCAGGTGGCGGGGCTCAGCCCCGATGGGGACGGTCCCTTGTGGGAGCTGGGCCTGAGGCTCGAGGCCAGCTTCCCCGTCCATGTGGTTTCCCTTTCCACCTACAGCGTGGTCTACAAGGTGCGGGGGGCGGCGGAGCTTTTGAAGCGTTACTACCCCGAGCTTTCCCGTCCCGAGTTCAAGAGCACCATTGCCCTTGGGCACAACCGCTACTCCACCAACACCCTCTCCACCTTCGAGCAGGTCCAGCCCTTTGGCCTTTTGGGCCACAACGGGGAGATCAACACCATCGAGCGCCTCAGGCGGGAGATGGATTACCTGGGCATCCCCCGCACCGGGGGCTCGGACTCCCAGGACCTGAACCGCATGCTGGAGGGGCTCATCTACCGCTACGGGCTTTCCCTGCCCGAGGCCATGGACCTGGTCTTCCCCCCTGTCCTCGGGGAGGTGAAGGGCTTGGCCCCCGAGCTTCAGGACCTCTACCTAGCCCTGCGCCAGCGCTTTGGCCCCCTGGCCCAGGGGCCTGCCGCCATCGTGAGCCGCCACCGGGACGAGGCGGTCTTCGCCACCGACGCCATGGGCTTGAGGCCCCTCTGGCAGTTCGAAACGCCTTACGAGATCGTCTTCTCCTCTGAAAGGGGGGTTTTCAACGCCGAGGAGTTTGTGGGCGAACCCAAGCCCCTGGCTCCCGGGGAAAAGGTTTACCTGCGCCTGACCCCGGAGGGCCCCCGGGTCCTTCCCTTTGACCGCCACCAGCGCCTCGTGCTGGAGCGGATCGCCGCCCGCACCCCGGTGGCGGGGTACCGGGTCCACCTTTCGGGGCCCATCCGCCAGGCTCCGCCCCCCGTGGCCGGGGGGAGCGAGCCCCAGGTGGAGGAGAAGCCGGCCCCGCCCCCGTTGGGCTTGGAGAGGGCCTTCGGCTGGGACCGCTGGGATGGAGCTTACCTCGAGGCCCTGGTCAAGACCGGCAACGAACCCATCGGCTCCTTGGGCTACGACGGCCCCCTGGCCGCCTTGAACCCGGAGAAGCCCAACCTTTCCGAGTTCTTCAAGGAGACCGTGGCGGTGGTGACCAACCCGGCCATCGACCGGGAGCGGGAGATCGAACACTTCTCCACCCGCACCCTCCTGGGCCGGCGCCCCCTTCCCGATGGACGGGGTGGGGGAAGGGTGGAGGAGCTTCTTTTGCCCATCGTCTTGGAGGAGGACCAGGGCCTGGCGGAAGGCTTCGGCACCCTGACCCTGGCTGAGGTGAAATCCCGCTTCAAGACCGCCACCCTTGTGCCCCAGTTCAGTGTGGAGGAGGGGCTTCTTCTTGGGCTTAAGCGTCTAGAGGAGGAGGCGGTTAAGGCGGTGGAGGAAGGGGCCGAGGTCCTCATCCTCTCCGACCGGGAGGCCTTCCAGGGTGGGATCTGGATCGATATCGGCCTGGCGGTGGCGGCGGTGAACCGGGCCCTCATGAAGCGGGATGCCGAGGGGATCGCCCTGAGGCGGCGCACCTCCATCCTGGTGCACTCCGGAGGGGTGAGGAACCTTCACGACGTGGCCTTCCTCCTGGGCCTAGGGGCGGAGGCGGTGGCCCCCTGGCTTCTTGAGGAGAAGGCCCGGGCCCTGGAGGGGAGGAAGGGGGTGGCCAACGTCCTCGAGGCCCTGCGCAAGGGCCTGGAGAAGGTCATCTCCACCATGGGTATCCACGAGCTTCGGGGCTACGGGAAGATCTTCAGCGCCATCGGGCTTAAGCCGGAGCTTGCCGAGTACTTCGGCACCCGGAACTTCCTGGGTTCGGAGACCGGGGGGTACGGCTTTTTGGAGCTGGAGCGCACCCTTTTGGAGCGGGAGGGCTTCTTCCGGGCAGAGAAGGTCATGCCCGCCAAGGACTTCCGCTTCAATCCCAGGATCTACAAGGCGGCCCAGGAGGTGGCAAGCGGCCAGGCCCCTTATAGCCACTTCCAGGAAAAGGTCCGCTCCCTGGAACGGGAAAGCCCGGTGGCGGCCAGGCAGCTTCTAGAGGTGCGCTTCCCCGAGAGGAGCGAGGTCTCTCCCGAGGAGGTGGACCTCTCCGTGGGAGGCCATTCCCTGCCCTTCGTGATCAGCGCCATGAGCTTCGGTTCCCAAGGGGAGGCCTCCTTCCGCGCCTATGCGGAGGCGGCCAAGCGCCTCAACATGCTCTGCATCAACGGGGAGGGTGGGGAGATCCCCGACATGCTGGGCAAGTACACCCACTGGCGCGGCCAGCAGGTGGCCTCGGGCCGGTTTGGCGTCCACGCCTACATGCTGAACTCCGCCAGCGTCATCGAGATCAAGATCGGCCAGGGGGCCAAGCCGGGGGAGGGGGGGCACCTGCCGGGGAAGAAGGTTTCCCCCAAGGTGGCCGCCGCCCGCAACGCCGTGCCCGGGGTGGATCTCATCAGCCCCTCCAACAACCACGACCTCTACTCCATCGAGGACCTGGCCCAGCTCATCGAAGAGCTGAAGACGGTGAACCCCAAGGCCCTGGTTTCCGTAAAGGTGCCGGTGATTCCCGGGATCGGCACCATCGCCGTGGGGATCGCCAAGGCGGGGGCGGATGTCATCACCCTCTCGGGGTTTGAGGGGGGGACGGGGGCGGCCAGGCTCCATGCCCTCAAGTATGCGGGGCTTCCCGTGGAGATCGGCGTGCGGCGGGCCCACCGGGCTTTGGTGCGGGCCGGGCTTCGCGACCGGGTGGAGATCTGGGCGGATGGCGGCCTTAAGACCGCCTACGATGTGCTCCGCATGGTCCTTTTGGGAGCGGACCGGGTGGGCATGGCCACCATGGCCATGGTGGCCATCGGCTGCACCATCTGCCGGGGATGCCAGCTGGATACCTGCCATGTGGGCATCACCACCCAGATCGAGACGGTGGAGGAGGCTTTGGCCCATGGGCTAAAGCGCTTCGTGCCCCAGGACCTGGACCGGGCGGTGGAGCAGCTCACCCGTTTCTTTGAGGCCAAGGGGGAGGCCCTGCGCGAGCTGGTAGCTGCCTTGGGGGCCCGCTCCCTTAGGGAACTCAGGGGACGGGTGGACCTCCTCTACCAGCGGGACCACCTGGAGGAGCTCGATCTTTCCTACTTCTTCCTGCCCGTGGAGGAGCCCGAGTGGCTTAAGGACACCTCGGCCCATGTGCTCAGGAAACCCTTGAACCAGCTCACCCGCACCATCACCGAGGTGGTGATGGGGGCTTATGGGGAAGGAAGCCGCAAGCTGGTCTTCCAGGAGGGGCCGGTGAACTCCACCGACCGCGCCCTGGGGGCCCACCTGGCGGGGGAGATCGCGAGAAGGCGCCTTTATGGCAAGGGCTTTGACGCCGAGGTGGAGCTCCGGTTTGACGCGGGAAGCGTGGCTGGGAATGGCCTGGCGGCCTTTAACCTCGAGGGCATGAAGGTGGTGGTGGAAGGAGGTGCCCAGGACGGGGTGGCCAAGAGCGCCTTTGGGGGCACGGTGGCCATCCTCAAGGGCCGCAATCCCTACGGGGCCTATGTGGATGGCTCCGTGGGCAAGAGCTTTGCCTACGGGGCCATTGGGGGCCTCCTCATCGTGGAGGGGGTGGCGGATAGTCGCTTCTGCATCCGGCTTTCCGGGGCGGATGTCATCCTGGGTGGGGAGCCGGAAAGGCCCCTGAGGGATGAGCTTGGCAATCTGGCTGCCCGGGCCCAGGCCAAGGGGTTCGCCTTTGAGTACATGACCCGGGGGCGGGCCTTGGTCTTGGGGGATCCCGGGCCTTGGATCTGCTCGGGCATGACTGGGGGGCGGGTCTACCTCCGCCACTGGCCGGAGATGGGCCTTACGGAAGAGGCCATAAAGCGTCGCCTAGCCAAGGGGGCGAAGGTGGCGGTGAAGCCCTTGGACTTGAGGGGGATAGAGGATGTGCGGGAGCTCCTTTCCGCCTACATCCGGGTCCTCAAGGAGGCCAAGCGGGAGGAGAAGGCGGCCCGCCTGGAGAAGCTTTTGGAGGATCCCGCCCAGCACTTCCGCATGGTGGAGCCCGTGAGCCAGCAGGTGGAGCAGGGGGTGAGCACGGAGTAG
- a CDS encoding (Fe-S)-binding protein: MRVALFITCLADQFYAEAGVATVRLLRALGVEVDFPKEQTCCGQPAFNAGHWKEARSLAQRTLGIFQDAEYVVLPSGSCASMVKNHYLELLPGDGEALGLSEKTYELSQFLVRVLGVTELGKGLKGKKIAYHHGCHALRELGVKEEPLLLLKNSGAEILPWEAAEECCGFGGLFSVKLPEVSLAMADRKISTLPKADALTSTDAGCLLHLTGRMGKQGRNMRVVPLATLLWEAYAG; this comes from the coding sequence ATGCGGGTAGCCCTCTTCATCACTTGTCTGGCCGATCAGTTCTACGCGGAAGCGGGGGTGGCCACGGTACGCCTCCTAAGGGCCTTAGGGGTGGAGGTGGACTTCCCCAAGGAGCAGACCTGCTGCGGCCAGCCTGCCTTCAACGCCGGCCACTGGAAGGAAGCCCGGTCCCTGGCCCAGCGGACCCTAGGCATCTTCCAGGATGCCGAGTACGTGGTCCTGCCCTCGGGAAGCTGCGCCAGCATGGTGAAAAACCACTACCTCGAGCTTCTTCCCGGGGACGGGGAGGCCCTTGGGCTTTCGGAGAAGACCTACGAGCTATCCCAGTTCCTGGTGCGGGTGCTGGGCGTGACCGAGCTGGGGAAAGGGCTTAAGGGGAAAAAGATAGCCTACCACCACGGCTGCCACGCCTTGAGGGAGCTTGGGGTCAAGGAGGAACCCCTTCTGCTCCTGAAAAACAGCGGGGCGGAGATCCTCCCCTGGGAGGCGGCGGAGGAGTGCTGCGGCTTTGGGGGGCTCTTTTCGGTGAAGCTTCCCGAAGTCTCCCTGGCTATGGCCGACCGCAAGATCTCCACCCTGCCCAAGGCGGATGCCCTCACCTCCACGGATGCCGGCTGCCTCCTCCACTTAACCGGACGCATGGGCAAACAGGGAAGGAACATGCGGGTGGTTCCCCTGGCCACCCTTCTATGGGAGGCGTATGCAGGTTAA
- a CDS encoding LutB/LldF family L-lactate oxidation iron-sulfur protein — MQVKAKLYPKEAARLLREHPGVREAVTGATLHFEEGRKRAYQEIDAEAWRERAKRVKDHLLTHLDHYLELAEKRLQEKGVRVHWAEDPEEAHRILREIVARHGVKRVVKAKSMLTEELGVNPLLESLGVEVYETDLGEYLIQLLGEPPSHIVGPAIHLALPDIQRLFHQRFGTPLDASPEALAAVARKVLREAFLTADLGISGANFLVAETGTLALMENEGNIRLSTSLPRVHVAFVGIEKLLPRFADLALFLPLTARAATGQRLSTYVSLIQGPAKEGEEGPKEVHVVLVDHGRTSLLHDPEAWEVLRCLRCGACLNACPVYRQTGGHPYGYVYSGPIGAVLDPGLLGLEDTYPLPYASTLCGACYEACPVKIPIPKLLLTWRQRAVERGLAPTWEKGAMQAFSKVMQSPSLYRLFSKALRGLPLPQDLLPLLKAWTEGRGPLRPSPKPFHELWQELNKE; from the coding sequence ATGCAGGTTAAGGCCAAGCTCTATCCCAAAGAAGCCGCCAGGCTCCTAAGGGAACACCCCGGGGTGCGGGAGGCGGTCACCGGAGCCACCCTGCACTTCGAGGAAGGCCGCAAGAGGGCTTACCAGGAGATCGACGCCGAGGCCTGGCGGGAAAGGGCCAAGAGGGTCAAGGACCACCTCCTCACCCACCTGGACCATTACCTGGAGCTGGCGGAAAAGAGGCTACAGGAAAAAGGCGTCCGGGTGCACTGGGCGGAGGATCCCGAGGAAGCCCACCGCATCCTGAGGGAGATTGTGGCCCGCCACGGGGTGAAGCGGGTGGTGAAGGCCAAGAGCATGCTCACGGAGGAGCTTGGGGTGAACCCCCTTCTCGAGTCCCTGGGGGTGGAGGTGTACGAAACCGACCTCGGGGAATACCTGATCCAGCTCCTGGGGGAACCTCCAAGCCACATCGTAGGCCCGGCCATCCACCTGGCCCTTCCCGACATCCAAAGGCTTTTCCACCAGCGCTTCGGTACCCCCCTGGACGCCTCCCCCGAGGCCCTGGCCGCCGTGGCCAGGAAGGTCTTGCGGGAAGCCTTCCTCACCGCCGACCTGGGCATCAGCGGGGCCAACTTCCTGGTGGCGGAAACCGGCACCCTGGCCCTCATGGAGAACGAAGGGAACATCCGCCTTTCCACAAGCCTCCCCAGGGTGCACGTGGCCTTCGTGGGGATCGAAAAGCTTCTCCCCCGCTTCGCCGACCTGGCCCTCTTCCTCCCCCTCACCGCCCGGGCCGCCACGGGGCAGCGGCTTTCCACCTACGTTTCCCTCATCCAGGGCCCGGCGAAGGAGGGAGAGGAGGGGCCTAAGGAGGTCCACGTGGTCCTGGTGGACCACGGCCGCACCAGCCTTCTCCACGACCCCGAGGCCTGGGAGGTCTTGCGGTGCCTCCGTTGCGGGGCCTGCCTGAACGCCTGTCCCGTCTACCGCCAGACCGGGGGGCACCCCTACGGCTACGTCTACTCGGGGCCCATCGGGGCGGTTCTGGACCCCGGGCTCCTGGGCCTCGAGGACACCTACCCCCTTCCCTACGCCTCCACCCTCTGCGGAGCCTGCTACGAAGCCTGCCCGGTGAAGATCCCCATCCCCAAGCTTCTCCTCACCTGGCGGCAGAGAGCGGTGGAGCGGGGCCTTGCCCCCACCTGGGAAAAAGGTGCCATGCAGGCCTTTTCCAAGGTGATGCAAAGCCCAAGCCTCTACCGGCTTTTCTCCAAGGCCCTAAGGGGCCTCCCCCTGCCCCAGGACCTCCTTCCCCTTCTTAAGGCCTGGACCGAGGGACGGGGTCCCTTACGGCCCAGCCCCAAGCCCTTCCACGAGCTTTGGCAGGAACTTAACAAGGAGTAA
- a CDS encoding LutC/YkgG family protein: protein MDAKSRILSRIRHALKERPKALLPEHPHPALSQDPLEFFLKRLAENGAEGHLVDKEGARKLLADLAQGLPGAAYGKGVPDALRLLPELPPEEAPLGVSRALFAVAETGTVALSSEDGRKAQLLPPVHLVLVEEEKVYPSLLEAFLDLKSLPSAIGLHSGPSKSADIGQVMVRGVHGPGRLVVAVLQGTW from the coding sequence ATGGACGCCAAATCCCGCATCCTAAGCCGCATACGGCATGCCCTTAAGGAAAGGCCCAAGGCCCTTCTCCCCGAACATCCCCACCCGGCCCTTTCCCAAGATCCCCTGGAGTTTTTCCTGAAACGCCTGGCAGAGAACGGGGCCGAAGGCCACCTCGTGGATAAGGAAGGGGCCAGGAAGCTTCTTGCCGACCTGGCCCAGGGACTTCCGGGGGCTGCGTACGGCAAGGGGGTTCCCGACGCCCTCCGCCTCCTGCCGGAGCTTCCTCCCGAAGAGGCCCCCTTAGGGGTTTCCCGGGCCCTCTTCGCCGTGGCGGAAACGGGTACCGTGGCCCTCTCCTCGGAGGATGGCAGGAAGGCCCAGCTCTTGCCCCCCGTTCACCTGGTCCTGGTGGAGGAAGAAAAGGTTTATCCTAGCCTCCTCGAGGCCTTTTTGGACCTGAAATCCCTTCCCAGCGCCATAGGCCTTCACTCCGGCCCCTCCAAAAGCGCCGACATCGGCCAGGTGATGGTCAGAGGGGTGCACGGCCCCGGCCGGTTGGTGGTGGCCGTGCTTCAGGGCACCTGGTAG
- the lepB gene encoding signal peptidase I: MKAFWDYLFKEWFRQVGEALLVAFLVTTFVFTTVGVVGQSMFPTLQNGERVLVPKWETWLVRFGLMEWRRGEIAILKPPEGTPNATARFPVLGFSFRAFFIKRIVAVPGDEVYVERGVVYVNGKPLDEKHITDRIAPWPDSFPGVCYKDGRMTRILTQQGDFPVELLPAYLKPLREMLLPPSQEVLARSRLTEACEVGRIRLKKGYYFVMGDNRTLGGSEDSRTFGPVPLEAIAGRASFVWWPIFVREEGGIRLNLRRLSPPPAYQVP; encoded by the coding sequence ATGAAGGCGTTTTGGGACTATCTTTTCAAGGAGTGGTTCCGTCAGGTGGGAGAAGCCCTTCTGGTGGCGTTTTTGGTCACCACCTTTGTCTTCACCACCGTGGGGGTGGTGGGGCAGAGCATGTTTCCCACCCTGCAAAACGGGGAGCGGGTTTTGGTGCCCAAGTGGGAAACCTGGTTGGTGCGCTTTGGCCTAATGGAGTGGCGAAGGGGGGAGATCGCTATCCTGAAACCTCCGGAGGGCACCCCTAACGCCACCGCCCGCTTTCCCGTCCTGGGCTTTAGCTTCAGGGCCTTCTTCATCAAGCGCATCGTGGCGGTGCCCGGGGACGAGGTCTATGTGGAGCGGGGGGTGGTGTACGTCAACGGCAAGCCCCTGGACGAGAAACACATCACCGACCGCATCGCTCCCTGGCCCGACTCTTTCCCCGGGGTGTGCTACAAGGACGGGCGCATGACCCGAATCCTCACCCAGCAAGGGGATTTCCCCGTGGAGCTTCTTCCCGCCTATTTGAAACCCCTTAGGGAGATGCTTCTGCCCCCTTCGCAGGAGGTCCTGGCCCGAAGCCGCCTCACCGAGGCCTGCGAAGTGGGGAGGATTCGCCTCAAGAAGGGGTACTACTTCGTCATGGGGGATAACCGTACCCTGGGGGGCTCTGAAGACTCCCGCACCTTTGGCCCGGTACCCTTGGAGGCCATCGCCGGCAGGGCCAGCTTCGTGTGGTGGCCCATCTTCGTGCGGGAGGAAGGGGGGATTCGCCTGAACCTGAGGAGGCTTTCCCCACCCCCCGCCTACCAGGTGCCCTGA
- a CDS encoding patatin-like phospholipase family protein, whose translation MRGLALSGGGARGLAHIGALEVFLEAGLDFQVVAGTSMGAIVGALFAAGKTPEEMLALARRTPWLGLLGFSPREGIFSRRKLLDFLAEHLPKSFDGLKKPLAVTAVDVVSGRLLFLTQGDLPSAVLASAAYPGLLAPVEREGQLLFDGGVLDNLPVDAARFLGATEVWAVDVTPGREVMGAPKGLLALARRAVDLMQLHLTSVRLTLYAPEVYVRPHLAGVGIEDFRRLEEIVEAGRKAARQAIGGRVGGV comes from the coding sequence GTGCGCGGTTTGGCGCTTTCCGGTGGAGGGGCTAGGGGGCTTGCCCATATCGGGGCCCTCGAGGTCTTCCTGGAAGCAGGTTTGGACTTCCAGGTGGTGGCGGGGACCAGCATGGGGGCCATCGTGGGAGCGCTTTTCGCCGCGGGCAAAACCCCGGAGGAGATGCTGGCCCTAGCCCGCCGGACCCCCTGGCTTGGCCTTTTGGGCTTCTCCCCCCGGGAGGGGATCTTTTCCCGGCGAAAGCTTCTGGACTTCCTAGCGGAACACCTGCCCAAGAGCTTTGACGGACTGAAGAAACCCCTGGCGGTCACCGCCGTGGACGTGGTTTCGGGGAGGCTTCTCTTTCTCACCCAGGGGGACCTGCCAAGCGCCGTCCTGGCCTCCGCCGCTTATCCTGGGCTTCTTGCCCCGGTGGAGCGGGAGGGGCAGCTCCTCTTTGATGGGGGGGTTTTGGACAACCTGCCGGTGGACGCTGCTCGTTTTTTAGGAGCCACGGAGGTCTGGGCCGTGGATGTAACGCCTGGGCGGGAGGTGATGGGAGCCCCCAAGGGCCTTTTGGCCTTGGCCCGGCGGGCGGTGGATCTCATGCAGCTCCACCTCACCTCGGTCCGCCTTACCCTGTATGCTCCCGAGGTCTACGTGCGGCCCCATCTGGCCGGAGTGGGCATAGAGGATTTTCGTCGGCTAGAGGAGATTGTGGAAGCAGGGCGCAAGGCGGCGAGGCAAGCGATAGGGGGTAGAGTGGGAGGGGTATGA